The following proteins are co-located in the Haliotis asinina isolate JCU_RB_2024 chromosome 13, JCU_Hal_asi_v2, whole genome shotgun sequence genome:
- the LOC137259804 gene encoding CDC42 small effector protein 2-like, which yields MMGDALLCFSCCITEQPQTTRPRRRIDPSMIGLPTDFRHTTHIGSGEVNSSAQIDSIQNQMSSKGGDYDALSPGELKLSVVDLPPQNPT from the exons ATGATGGGCGACGCTCTGCTGTGCTTTAGCTGCTGTATCACAGAGCAGCCTCAGACG ACTCGGCCTCGCAGAAGGATTGACCCTAGCATGATAGGCTTACCGACAGATTTCCGCCACACGACACACATAGGGTCAGGAGAGGTGAACAGCAGTGCTCAG ATCGATTCCATTCAAAACCAGATGTCTTCAAAGGGAGGCGACTATGACGCTCTGTCTCCCGGTGAGCTGAAGCTGTCTGTTGTCGACCTACCTCCGCAGAACCCCACATAA